The genomic window AGCTGACCTTGGTGCCGCCCGTAGCAGCGCCGGAACGACCCGGGTGGTGCTGCTTACGGTGCTTGACTCGACGTGGGATAAGCATTTAAGCCTGTCCTCCTTCTGCTGCAGGAGCAGCAGCTTCAGCGGCCGGTGCTTCAACGGCAGCAGGTGCTGCCTCAGCTGCCGGACGGTCGTTACGACGACGGCGGTCGCCACCCGGGCGGCCCGGACGGTCTCCTGCACGGCCACGGGACGGAGCAGCAGCTGCCTGCTGAGCCAGTTCCTTGGCAGTTACGTCACCCTTGTAGATCCAAACCTTCACACCGATACGGCCGAAGGTGGTCTTGGCTTCGTAGAAGCCGTAGTCGATGTTCGCGCGGAGGGTGTGCAGGGGCACACGGCCTTCGCGGTAGAACTCCGAGCGGGACATTTCTGCGCCACCCAGACGACCCGAGCAAGCAACACGGATGCCCTTGGCACCCGCACGCTGTGCGGACTGCATTGCCTTCTTCATCGCACGGCGGAAAGCCACGCGGGAAGTCAGCTGCTCAGCGATGCCCTGGGCAACAAGCTGTGCTTCCATCTCGGGGTTCTTGACCTCGAGGATGTTCAGCTGAACCTGCTTGCCGGTGAGCTTTTCGAGCTCGCCGCGGATGCGGTCTGCTTCTGCGCCGCGGCGGCCGATGACGATGCCCGGGCGTGCCGTGTGGATGTCCACGCGGACACGGTCACGGGTGCGCTCGATTTCGACCTTGGCGATGCCGGCGCGCTCCATGCCGGTGGACATGAGCTGACGGATCTTGATGTCCTCGCGGACGAAGTCCTTGTAGCGCTGTCCGGGCTTGGTGCTGTCAGCGAACCAGTGCGAAACGTGGTCGGTGGTGATGCCGAGTCGGAACCCGTGCGGGTTTACTTTCTGTCCCACTTAGCGAGCCTCCTCTTTCTCCGGGGTTGCGACAACCAGCGTGATGTGGCTGGTCCGCTTCCTAATGCGGTAGGCGCGGCCCTGGGCACGCGGCTGGAACCGCTTCATGGTCGGGCCTTCATCAACAAATGCTGCGGTGATGAAGAGGTCGCTGTCGTCGAATGCAACGCCGTCACGGTCCGCGAGGACACGTGCGTTGGCCATTGCCGACTGAAGTACCTTGAATACCGGCTCCGAAGCTGCCTGGGGGGCAAACTTCAGAATTGCCAGAGCCTCATTCGCTTGCTTACCACGAACAAGGTTGACGACGCGCCGGGCCTTCATAGGCGTTACGCGGATGTGACG from Arthrobacter sp. StoSoilB20 includes these protein-coding regions:
- the rpsC gene encoding 30S ribosomal protein S3 encodes the protein MGQKVNPHGFRLGITTDHVSHWFADSTKPGQRYKDFVREDIKIRQLMSTGMERAGIAKVEIERTRDRVRVDIHTARPGIVIGRRGAEADRIRGELEKLTGKQVQLNILEVKNPEMEAQLVAQGIAEQLTSRVAFRRAMKKAMQSAQRAGAKGIRVACSGRLGGAEMSRSEFYREGRVPLHTLRANIDYGFYEAKTTFGRIGVKVWIYKGDVTAKELAQQAAAAPSRGRAGDRPGRPGGDRRRRNDRPAAEAAPAAVEAPAAEAAAPAAEGGQA
- the rplV gene encoding 50S ribosomal protein L22 is translated as MEAKAIARHIRVTPMKARRVVNLVRGKQANEALAILKFAPQAASEPVFKVLQSAMANARVLADRDGVAFDDSDLFITAAFVDEGPTMKRFQPRAQGRAYRIRKRTSHITLVVATPEKEEAR